AAAGACCCGCTCATTCAGAAAATGGCAGCCTATGTTTATAAGGTTCACATTGCAGATGATTACTTCGTCAATTTTGCAGACGCTGATCCCAAGTTGAAACCTGACGGATTGATGCTGTACCGGTTTGGTAAAGCTGTGGGAGATCCCGATCTGGTGTCTTTTGGAGAATGGGCATATGAAAAATTCGGCAGCGGAATAGGCAACGGTGGATTTCACAGACCTAGAAAAGTCGAAAATTTATTGACCATTAAAAAGATCACAGGCGAACCAAAAAAACAATTTGACCCTGTCAAAAATGCATGGTTGTCAGACATTGAAGTCATGACCGCCCGATCTTCCAATGGTCTGTACCTGGCTACACATGCTGGCCACAATGCTGAAAGTCACAATCATAATGATGTTGGTGATTTCATTGTCTATGCTGACGGTGAGCCCATTATCATTGATGCGGGACGGGGAAATTATACGGCACGCACGTTTTCATCTAAGCGTTATGAGCTTTGGTTTACGCAGTCGCAGTACCATAATTTGCCCATTATCAATGATTATGGTCAATCGGCAGGGCGGAATTTTAATGCAAAAAATGTAAAAAGCATTGCTACTGATAAAGAAGTTTCATTGGCTATGGACATTGCACCTTCATATCCCAAGGAAGCGGGCATTATCTCCTGGAACAGGCTCGTGAAGCTTAGCAAACCCAAAAACCTGATCGAAATCTCGGATGATTATGCATTGAACCAGGCACCGGATTCATTGAAACAGATATTCATGACGATTTGCGATGTAAACCTCGAAACACCTGGAAAAATCATTTTTACTTCTGCCGGTAAAAAAACGGTCTCACTCACTTATGATCCTAAACTCTGGGTTGTAACCAAAGAATTTCCGTCGACCGAAGGCATGGAGTACAACAGTTTCAAAACCAAGTGGGACAGCCACCCGGTACAGAGAATTGTTCTACGCAGTAAAGCATTAAAACAGAAAGGAAAATACGTTTTTGTGATCTCAAAGTCTTAACTATGTCCATTCAGATTTCCCGCCGCAATTTCCTGATCAACACAGCCTTAGCCGGAAGCGCCATTCCAATGCTGACCCATGAAGCTTTTGCAAAAAGTCAGACTGCATTGGCCGATACGCCAAAGATCAATATTTTTTCAAAACACCTGCAATTCCTGAATTACCGGGATATGGCGGAAGTTGCGAAAGAGCTTGGCTTTGATGGTATTGACCTTACAGTTCGTCCAAAAGGTCATGTACTTCCCGAAAAAGTAGATTCCGACCTTCCTATGGCCGTCGAAGCGATGAAAAAAGTAGGTTTTACGCCACTGATGTTCTGTACCGCGGTGGAAGACGCGGGTAATCCTCTTGATAAAAATGTGTTGGAAACAGCGGCTAAGCTGGGTTTCAAATACTACCGGATGAACTGGTACAAATACAACGAGCAGAAAAGCATTCCTGAACTTTTGACCGACTACCAGTCGAAAATGGCAGGATTAAGTCAATTGAACAGTAAAATAGGGCTTACCGGCTGCTACCAAAACCATTCGGGCCGAATGGTAGGCGCTTCGATGTTTGAGATCTGGAATATCCTTCAGAAGGCTGATACCAAAACAATGGGAGCGCAGTACGACATTCGCCACGCGACGGTGGAAGGCGGGCTTTCGTGGCAAACCGGTTTTAATCTGATCCGTCCATACATTAAAACCATTGTTCTCAAAGATTTTATTTGGGAGAAAAATAATGCTGGAAAATGGGCCGTGAAAAGCGTCCCGCTGGGCGAAGGAATGGTCGATTTCAAAACCTATTTTAAGTTAATAAAAGAGTTCAAAATCGATGTACCGGTATGTTTGCACCTCGAATATCCACTAGGCGGGGCCGATCAGGGTGCTGATAAGATTACTGTTGATAAAAAAGTGGTCTTTGATGCTATGAAACGTGATTTGCAACGGGTGAAGGAATTGTGGGCGGAAGCTTAAACCGTATCTATCAACCTGCTATCGATGAAGTCAGTACCGATTATCCTTTCCGGAATTTTTCTGATCCTTACCGGCTTTTTGCTTTTTCCGGACCCGGGAGATACCTCCTGGCCGGAATACAATGGTGACGGCGCCAGAAGTCATTACTCTCCGCTCACCCAGATCAGCAAGGAGAATGTAGAACAACTGAAAGTCGCCTGGACTTACGCGTCTGGCGGCGCAGATACAATCGGCAACCGAAGCCAGATCCAATGTAACCCGATCATTATCAAAGGCATTCTTTACGGAGTGTCAGCCGGTACGCAGGCTTTCGCCATTAACGCGGCCACAGGGAAGGAAATATGGAAAACCAGCCTGACAGACAATGGCGGAACCACCAGTCGCGGGCTTACCTACTGGGAACAGGGCTCTGATAAAAGGATTTTCTTCGGTGCGAGAAAATGGCTGTACGCATTGAATGCTACTACCGGCGAACTCATTGAATCTTTTGGAGAAAAAGGGCGGATCAACCTGAAAACCGACATAGAACGTCCCGGAGCCGATGACTACATTACTTCGAATACGCCTAATACCATTTTCAAAAACCTGATCATCGTCGGTACCCGCGTCGCAGAATCCGAGACCGCTCTCCTGGGTGATGTACGCGCATACAATGTGCTCACAGGCAAGCTGGCGTGGACATTCCACACGATACCTGCGCTCGGAGAATACGGCTACAACACATGGCAAGCGCAGCCCGCGCGCAAGAACTTTGGTGGTGCCAATGCCTGGGCCGGTATGGCGATTGATCGCGGTCGTGGCATCGTTTACATTCCGACCGGATCTGCGGCCTATGACTTTTATGGCGGCAACCGGCCGGGAAACAACCTGTTTGCTAATTGCCTTATTGCATTGGATGCTGCAACCGGCAAACGTCTTTGGCATTTTCAACTGGTACATCACGACATTTGGGACCGCGACCCTCCCGCCCCGCCGAATCTGGTAACAGTGACGCATCAGGGAAAACAGGTTGATGCCGTAGTGCAGATTACCAAGCAGGGCTATGTTTTTGTATTTGACAGGGTTACCGGAAAACCATTGTTCCCGATCAAGGAAACGGCCTTTGTAATGGATGCCATGCTCGGTGAAAAACCCAGTCGTACCCAGCCGATACCGACCTTACCTTTACCTTTTACCCGGCAAACTTTTCATGAAAAGAACTTCAATTCATTTGTAGCGGATCGGGATTCGCTGGCTGGCTTATTAAGCAAAGCAAAAACTGGCAGTGCTTACATTCCCATTACCGGCGATATGACGATATTTTATCCCGGAACAGACGGCGGCGCGCAATGGGGAGGTGCTGCTACGGACCAGGAAGGCATATTATATGTACCCGCGAAGGAAATCCCGGTTTATACATCATTGGTAAAAAAGGAAGTGATTTCAGATAAAAAAGGAGTTACAGGTGCAAATTTGTACCAATTAAACTGCGCCGCCTGCCACGGAGCTGACAAAATGGGCAACCACGATGGCTCGTATCCATCTCTGGCCAATGTTGACAAAAGATTAAAAACAGAGCAGGTACACGCCATTTTGCAAAAAGGAAAAGGTATGATGCCTTCGTTTTCACATATTTCAGAGGCCGAGAGGAAGGCCATTGTCGATTTTCTTTTCAATAAAAATGATAACAATGCATTGGTAGCAACCAAAAACGGAACAGTCCCTTACCAACATACCGGCTACAATCGTTGGTACGACAAAAATGGTTATCCGGTGAGTCAGCCGCCTTGGGGCACGCTTACTGCTGTGGATTTGAATACCGGCCAACGTCGCTGGCAGATACCTTTGGGAGAATACAAAGCGCTCATTGACAAAGGAATACCTCCTACCGGCACTGACAATTACGGTGGTCCGCTGGTAACAGCCAGCAACCTGATATTTATAGCCGCCAGCAGGGACGAACAGTTTCGCGCCATTGAAAAAGAAACCGGAAAGATCCTCTGGACAGCCACATTACCCGCTGCCGGATACGCTTCTCCAAGTACCTATTCAGTGAATGGTCGTCAATATATCGTCATAGCATGTGGTGGCGGGAAGCTCAATACCAGGTCTGGCGACAAGTTTGTTGCATTTGCGCTGCCTTAGCTTTTTTGTCTAGTTCCAGAAAATAGTTACTAGCTCTTCATACAATCTAAACTTCTCGTCTTGTGTGATAATCACCAGGTTTTCCGCAATGGCCTGAGCGATAATCATCCTGTCAAAAGGATCACTATGGTATTGAGGAAGATTTTCGAGAACCTGGCAATGGCCAATATCAAAAGGCAGAACCTGAAATGAATTTTGTAGGGCGGATAAATAGAAGTCGCTAATGGAACCGGTCAGATTGAGCTTGCCAAGGCCTTTTTTGATAGTCATTTCCCAGTAGGTAGCTTGACTTATATAGAGCTTTGTACTTGGAGAATTGAGCTCAGCGAGAACCGTCTGAGATAGTTTTGTGTCGTTTTCCGAATGCCAAAGTAATATGTGTGTGTCAATGAGGTAGTTTGGTATTTTTGGAGAAGCCTGGTGGGATAAAATCGTCAAAATCTTCGGAAACATAGTTAACCATCCCCTTTCCCCATCCTGCCCTTCTTAACCCTGCTTCTTCTCTTGCACCGTTCAGCAGATCATTAACCATATCAATGATCTCATCGTTTTCAAGACTAATAATTTTTCCGATAAGATCAATTTTCTTTTCCTCCGTTGTCATGGCGAAAGCATTTAGTATTAGTCAAATATAATGTCATTAATTCAAATCTCAAATAGTAAACAACGGCATAAAACCAAAACTAGCTATTGGGCGTATGCCGTCAAAAGTTAACTTTGCCACAAAGACTAAATTTAAAACTATGCCTTCAAAAATTCTCAATGTCGGGTTAATTGCTTTCGGATTGTCCGGACGATATTTTCATTCTCCGTTTCTGAGTACCAATCCCGGTTTCAAGATCAAAACGGTTGTTGAAAGAAGTAAAAATGAAGCACAGGAGTTCGATCCGTCGATCGGCAACGCGAGATCGGTAGAGGAACTGCTAAGCGATGAGGAGATTGATGTAGTGTTCATTTGTTCGCCCAATGCAAGCCACTTTTCCTATGCTATGGACGCGCTGGAAAACGGCAAACATGTTGTGATCGAAAAGCCATTCGCAGCGACAGAAGCG
The genomic region above belongs to Dyadobacter pollutisoli and contains:
- a CDS encoding heparinase II/III domain-containing protein: MLRISLFLSVIFIGSAAAQVTQRNILSKQYSPETIAQALVPRENWAPYPKTPEEWKKQVDQKDLDAIIQSGEEALAKPIPAVTASLLLDYVRSGDRERHSTASFGRRNQLMSLILAESIEGKGRFTEAIVNLVWAICEETYWGVPAHLGVQKAKNGLPDAEDPTVDLFTAETAGVLALTDYFIGEQLDKISPLIRRRIYQETTRKVFEPIKQTNRYGYLSKTSPVNNWNPWIVSNLLIADLLLEQDSKKRIDYAYNYMVFLDSYFNSLGDDGGCDEGPSYWFAAGASAYDCLEILEKATNGKVNVYKDPLIQKMAAYVYKVHIADDYFVNFADADPKLKPDGLMLYRFGKAVGDPDLVSFGEWAYEKFGSGIGNGGFHRPRKVENLLTIKKITGEPKKQFDPVKNAWLSDIEVMTARSSNGLYLATHAGHNAESHNHNDVGDFIVYADGEPIIIDAGRGNYTARTFSSKRYELWFTQSQYHNLPIINDYGQSAGRNFNAKNVKSIATDKEVSLAMDIAPSYPKEAGIISWNRLVKLSKPKNLIEISDDYALNQAPDSLKQIFMTICDVNLETPGKIIFTSAGKKTVSLTYDPKLWVVTKEFPSTEGMEYNSFKTKWDSHPVQRIVLRSKALKQKGKYVFVISKS
- a CDS encoding sugar phosphate isomerase/epimerase family protein; amino-acid sequence: MSIQISRRNFLINTALAGSAIPMLTHEAFAKSQTALADTPKINIFSKHLQFLNYRDMAEVAKELGFDGIDLTVRPKGHVLPEKVDSDLPMAVEAMKKVGFTPLMFCTAVEDAGNPLDKNVLETAAKLGFKYYRMNWYKYNEQKSIPELLTDYQSKMAGLSQLNSKIGLTGCYQNHSGRMVGASMFEIWNILQKADTKTMGAQYDIRHATVEGGLSWQTGFNLIRPYIKTIVLKDFIWEKNNAGKWAVKSVPLGEGMVDFKTYFKLIKEFKIDVPVCLHLEYPLGGADQGADKITVDKKVVFDAMKRDLQRVKELWAEA
- a CDS encoding outer membrane protein assembly factor BamB family protein, with protein sequence MKSVPIILSGIFLILTGFLLFPDPGDTSWPEYNGDGARSHYSPLTQISKENVEQLKVAWTYASGGADTIGNRSQIQCNPIIIKGILYGVSAGTQAFAINAATGKEIWKTSLTDNGGTTSRGLTYWEQGSDKRIFFGARKWLYALNATTGELIESFGEKGRINLKTDIERPGADDYITSNTPNTIFKNLIIVGTRVAESETALLGDVRAYNVLTGKLAWTFHTIPALGEYGYNTWQAQPARKNFGGANAWAGMAIDRGRGIVYIPTGSAAYDFYGGNRPGNNLFANCLIALDAATGKRLWHFQLVHHDIWDRDPPAPPNLVTVTHQGKQVDAVVQITKQGYVFVFDRVTGKPLFPIKETAFVMDAMLGEKPSRTQPIPTLPLPFTRQTFHEKNFNSFVADRDSLAGLLSKAKTGSAYIPITGDMTIFYPGTDGGAQWGGAATDQEGILYVPAKEIPVYTSLVKKEVISDKKGVTGANLYQLNCAACHGADKMGNHDGSYPSLANVDKRLKTEQVHAILQKGKGMMPSFSHISEAERKAIVDFLFNKNDNNALVATKNGTVPYQHTGYNRWYDKNGYPVSQPPWGTLTAVDLNTGQRRWQIPLGEYKALIDKGIPPTGTDNYGGPLVTASNLIFIAASRDEQFRAIEKETGKILWTATLPAAGYASPSTYSVNGRQYIVIACGGGKLNTRSGDKFVAFALP
- a CDS encoding type II toxin-antitoxin system VapC family toxin — translated: MFPKILTILSHQASPKIPNYLIDTHILLWHSENDTKLSQTVLAELNSPSTKLYISQATYWEMTIKKGLGKLNLTGSISDFYLSALQNSFQVLPFDIGHCQVLENLPQYHSDPFDRMIIAQAIAENLVIITQDEKFRLYEELVTIFWN